TGGCGTATATATCAACAGGCTGTCACGCATCGGATCGGGAATGCTGATTACTCATAACGAAGTGAATCTACCGGATTAAGTTTTGCAGCCTTGGTGGCCGGGATATACCCTGACACAACAGCAACAGCGAAGCATAGAACAACGCCAAGGATAATCCATGCCCAGGGAATGATAAAACCTGAGCCGATCAGCGCCGATAATACATTCCCGATGCTGATTCCGAAGACAATCCCGACAATTCCACCAATCTGACCGATTACAATGGCTTCAGCAAGAAACTGGTTTCTGATGGTGCGGCTGGTGGCTCCCATGGCCTTACGAATGCCGATTTCACGGGTCCGCTCCGTTACAGATACAAGCATAATATTCATCAGTCCGATGGCAGCCCCGATCAGGGTAATAGCCCCGATGATTGTTGCGGCAAGCCGGAGATACTTAAGGTTTTCAAAAAGCATTTCGGCCAGATTGTCGCTCTTTTCAATTTCAAAACTATTCTCCTGTCCTGCCCTTACTTCGCGTATTACACGAAACAATCCTGTTGCTTCCCCGATCGCGGCATCGAGCTGCGTCGGATTCTGAACCATTACATTAATGGTAAAAGTCATTCCTGACCGGGAAAACTCCTGCCTTACATTCGAAATCGGTATTAAACAAAGGTTGTCAGGGTTAAAGCCCAGACTTGAGCCTTTGGACTTCATCACTCCGACCACCCTGTATTTTCCAGGCCCTATATTAACAACCTTGTCAAGCGGGTTTTCGCCTGATTTAAACAGTTTGCTGACAACGCCTGCACCCAGCACCACCACATGTGAGCCATAATTTACTTCATTTGCCGAAAGATTCCGGCCTTTTTCCAGTTCATTGCCTGAGGTTGCCAGGTAATTTTCATCCGAGCCCACCACCGGAACATTTGGATTGGTCTTTAAAGACCCGTACTTCAGTGTTGCGGTATTGGTTGCATAAGTAAAAACGGATGTTACCGCCGGGAAATCATACACCTCCTTGAATTCCATGGCTTCCTGCCAGGTGATCGTCCTGTAATTCCGCGGGAGGGTGGACCTGTTGCCCATCTGCACCCTCATGCTGCGATTCCTGATCGAAAACGTGTTGGCCCCCATCATCATAAAATTCTCGTTAAGAAAGTATTTGATGGAATCTATTGAAGTAAGAATACCAACCAGGGCCATGATACCGAACGCTATGATCAGCACAGTGAGTATGCTTCGAAGAAGGTGGCTGCGGATGGAATCCAGGGATATCCTGATGTTTTCTTTCAGCAGATTGGTCATGCCCGATATTTTTTTTACAAACTTACGTTGAAAAAGTCAATTAATCCCTTTGATGACATTATATCTTATCAGAATCAGACAGGATCCATACAGATATCACTGGCAAAACAATTCCTCTGCCAGCAACAATAAGTAATCTATTTTATCAGTATACGCAGCAGCGGGAGCAAAAACAAGAAAAACACTTCCGGGAACAAAGTATGGGTCATACCGGAGAAACACAGGAACCAACACCTGAAGTGCTGTTAAAAATAACGAATCTGAAAAAGATTATATCTTACTACCGAAAGCCAGA
This sequence is a window from Lentimicrobium saccharophilum. Protein-coding genes within it:
- a CDS encoding ABC transporter permease, yielding MTNLLKENIRISLDSIRSHLLRSILTVLIIAFGIMALVGILTSIDSIKYFLNENFMMMGANTFSIRNRSMRVQMGNRSTLPRNYRTITWQEAMEFKEVYDFPAVTSVFTYATNTATLKYGSLKTNPNVPVVGSDENYLATSGNELEKGRNLSANEVNYGSHVVVLGAGVVSKLFKSGENPLDKVVNIGPGKYRVVGVMKSKGSSLGFNPDNLCLIPISNVRQEFSRSGMTFTINVMVQNPTQLDAAIGEATGLFRVIREVRAGQENSFEIEKSDNLAEMLFENLKYLRLAATIIGAITLIGAAIGLMNIMLVSVTERTREIGIRKAMGATSRTIRNQFLAEAIVIGQIGGIVGIVFGISIGNVLSALIGSGFIIPWAWIILGVVLCFAVAVVSGYIPATKAAKLNPVDSLRYE